A window of the Caldalkalibacillus salinus genome harbors these coding sequences:
- a CDS encoding ATP-binding cassette domain-containing protein, producing the protein MQELTFKDVSKTFGNLTVLEGINFTVHQGELCAIVGPSGCGKSTLLRMCAGIESPTSGSVLANHSPIKGPDAKRMMIFQDSALYPWLTIESNVGFGLELAGVPKEERRERAKAMMAKVGLAGFETYYPHQLSGGMKQRASIARALVMDPDTLLLDEPYGALDALTRVKMQEELLKLWEGSNKTMLLITHDIDEALYLADRVIVMSARPGQIVQELTIDEPRPRNRNSASLVKLREKIMAFLNVA; encoded by the coding sequence GTGCAAGAATTAACTTTTAAAGATGTGAGTAAAACATTTGGTAATCTAACTGTGCTAGAAGGCATTAATTTTACAGTCCATCAAGGTGAATTGTGTGCGATTGTTGGCCCCTCAGGATGTGGAAAAAGTACTCTGTTACGGATGTGTGCTGGGATAGAATCACCAACGTCAGGCTCAGTGTTAGCAAACCATAGTCCGATTAAAGGGCCAGACGCTAAACGCATGATGATCTTTCAAGACAGTGCCTTATATCCATGGCTGACAATTGAATCGAATGTGGGCTTTGGCTTAGAGTTAGCCGGTGTGCCTAAAGAAGAACGTCGTGAAAGGGCTAAGGCGATGATGGCTAAGGTAGGTTTAGCCGGCTTTGAAACGTACTATCCGCACCAGCTGTCAGGGGGAATGAAACAACGCGCTTCTATTGCGAGAGCACTTGTGATGGACCCCGACACATTATTATTAGACGAACCATACGGGGCGCTGGATGCTTTAACACGGGTCAAAATGCAGGAAGAGCTGCTCAAACTATGGGAAGGGTCCAATAAAACGATGCTTCTGATCACACATGATATTGATGAAGCCCTTTATTTAGCGGATCGTGTCATTGTGATGAGTGCAAGACCAGGCCAAATTGTCCAAGAGTTAACCATCGACGAGCCACGTCCAAGAAATAGAAATAGCGCAAGTCTT